One genomic region from Longimicrobiales bacterium encodes:
- a CDS encoding cytochrome c maturation protein CcmE, which yields MMGGKKKVGFALALIIVLSSFGYLVYGGIGENIVYFVTPGELLAKGTQAYDKPIRLGGQVMPGTMQWDADALDLRFTLQDEDGQIRVHSQKAPPAMFREGMGVIVEGKLNREGIFESSSVMVKHSNEYRPPEDGTHPKPEDMYKSLIRES from the coding sequence ATGATGGGCGGAAAGAAGAAGGTGGGCTTCGCGCTCGCCCTGATCATTGTGCTGTCGAGCTTCGGCTACCTCGTGTACGGTGGCATTGGCGAGAACATCGTCTATTTCGTGACGCCGGGCGAGCTGCTGGCGAAGGGCACGCAGGCGTACGACAAGCCGATCCGTCTGGGCGGCCAGGTGATGCCGGGCACCATGCAGTGGGACGCGGACGCACTCGATCTGCGCTTCACGCTACAGGACGAAGATGGTCAGATCCGGGTGCATTCACAGAAGGCGCCGCCGGCGATGTTCCGCGAGGGCATGGGCGTGATCGTGGAGGGAAAGCTGAATCGTGAAGGCATTTTCGAGTCGTCGAGCGTGATGGTGAAGCACTCGAACGAGTACCGGCCGCCGGAGGATGGGACGCATCCGAAACCGGAAGACATGTACAAGAGCCTGATCCGCGAATCGTGA
- a CDS encoding CcmD family protein — translation MSEWFYIWLALGITWSVLGGYMLLLNRRRVAAERAVREIGSGGGDR, via the coding sequence ATGTCTGAGTGGTTCTACATCTGGCTCGCGCTCGGCATCACGTGGAGCGTGCTCGGAGGATACATGCTGCTGCTGAACCGGCGTCGCGTCGCGGCGGAACGGGCAGTGCGGGAGATCGGATCCGGAGGAGGTGACCGATGA
- the ccsA gene encoding cytochrome c biogenesis protein CcsA → MSTRYPITPAVPERPRWLLPFGIFAVLFLIASQATALLLSAPDRDMGNLQKILYVHVPSAWMSMIAPAVVFVASVLYLWKRQAKHDMVAAAAAQVGIVFIGLTLIQGSIWARPTWGIWWTWDPRLTTTAILFLIYAGYLALRAFAEDEDQRGRWSAAVGILGFLNVPIVYMSVRWWRTIHQVQSTPDTMDATYKLGLRLNAFAFLFIFIFLVGMRYYIARLERARAAVLEERALTGGTVHV, encoded by the coding sequence GTGAGTACAAGATATCCGATAACCCCGGCCGTACCGGAGCGCCCCCGCTGGCTGCTGCCGTTCGGCATCTTTGCCGTGCTGTTCCTGATCGCGTCACAGGCCACGGCGCTCCTGCTGTCGGCGCCCGACCGCGACATGGGCAATCTGCAGAAGATCCTGTACGTCCACGTGCCGTCCGCGTGGATGTCGATGATTGCGCCCGCAGTCGTGTTCGTTGCCAGCGTGCTCTACCTGTGGAAGCGGCAGGCGAAGCACGACATGGTGGCCGCTGCCGCGGCGCAGGTCGGCATCGTGTTCATTGGTCTGACGCTCATCCAGGGGTCGATCTGGGCGCGGCCGACCTGGGGCATCTGGTGGACGTGGGACCCGCGACTGACGACGACGGCGATCCTGTTCCTGATCTACGCCGGCTACCTGGCACTGCGCGCGTTCGCGGAGGACGAGGACCAGCGCGGCCGCTGGAGCGCCGCGGTCGGCATTCTCGGCTTCCTGAACGTGCCGATCGTCTACATGTCGGTGCGCTGGTGGCGTACGATACATCAGGTGCAGTCCACACCGGACACGATGGACGCGACATACAAGCTCGGTCTCCGGCTGAACGCATTCGCGTTCCTGTTCATCTTCATTTTCCTGGTAGGGATGCGATACTACATCGCACGGCTCGAGCGGGCGCGGGCGGCCGTGCTCGAGGAGCGGGCACTGACCGGAGGTACGGTTCATGTCTGA
- a CDS encoding heme exporter protein CcmB: MSAETMRIGAIVWKDLTAERRTKANFNSVAFLAALILLLFGFALGPDTEALRNVAGGVLWLTVLFSGVLSFNRSYEQELENGSLEMLLLYPGDRRSIFLGKLIANLTFVLLVEAVLIPLAAVLYDIPIWGVMAPLALVLFLGTVGFVTLGTFYAAMASRLRAREVLLPLLLFPMLIPLLISAVQATGAILSGDLLGLSGDWLKVLVVFDIVFFVGALFAFEHVIED; encoded by the coding sequence ATGAGCGCCGAAACGATGCGCATCGGCGCGATCGTCTGGAAGGACCTGACGGCGGAACGCCGCACCAAGGCCAACTTCAATTCGGTCGCATTCCTCGCCGCCCTGATCCTCCTCCTGTTCGGCTTCGCGCTCGGGCCGGATACCGAGGCGCTGCGCAATGTAGCCGGCGGCGTGCTGTGGCTCACGGTCCTGTTCAGCGGGGTACTGTCATTCAACCGCTCCTACGAGCAGGAGCTGGAGAACGGCTCGCTGGAGATGCTGCTGCTCTATCCGGGCGACCGCCGCTCCATTTTCCTCGGCAAGCTGATCGCGAACCTGACGTTCGTGCTGCTGGTCGAGGCGGTGCTGATTCCGCTGGCCGCGGTTCTCTATGACATTCCCATCTGGGGTGTCATGGCACCGCTGGCGCTGGTGCTGTTCCTCGGGACGGTCGGGTTCGTCACGCTGGGGACGTTCTACGCCGCGATGGCGAGCCGGCTGCGTGCACGCGAGGTGCTGCTGCCGCTGCTGCTGTTCCCGATGCTGATACCGCTGCTCATCTCGGCCGTGCAGGCGACCGGAGCGATCCTTTCCGGCGACTTGCTGGGCCTGAGCGGGGATTGGCTGAAGGTGCTGGTGGTGTTCGATATCGTGTTCTTCGTCGGTGCGCTGTTCGCCTTCGAGCATGTGATTGAGGATTGA
- the ccmA gene encoding heme ABC exporter ATP-binding protein CcmA, whose amino-acid sequence MDSVTPAQAVIRLDGVARRFGQRWILRGVDLTVEAGEVVAMTGRNGSGKTTLLRIIGTVLRPTRGTAAVLGHDTVRAGAEIRGRVGLLGHNSGLYDDLTAAENLIFAMRMGGRSADTLAIGQALEQVGLGHVAGERARGFSAGMRRRLGLARLLLRPPEVLLLDEPYASFDEDGIDIVNAFIAQVARDGGVVLMTTHDLARSAEIMSRHVHVADGLLSDMPVAGSDAVRPLTSARLGVMP is encoded by the coding sequence GTGGACTCTGTGACGCCCGCTCAGGCGGTGATCCGGCTCGATGGCGTGGCCCGCCGTTTCGGGCAGCGCTGGATCCTGCGCGGCGTCGATCTGACGGTCGAGGCGGGCGAGGTCGTGGCCATGACGGGCCGCAACGGCAGTGGCAAGACGACGCTGCTGCGCATCATCGGGACCGTACTCAGGCCTACCCGCGGCACGGCAGCGGTCCTGGGTCACGATACGGTGCGCGCCGGCGCCGAGATCCGGGGCCGGGTCGGTCTGCTCGGCCACAACAGCGGGCTCTATGACGACCTGACGGCGGCCGAGAACCTCATCTTTGCCATGCGCATGGGTGGCCGCTCCGCCGATACCCTGGCGATCGGCCAGGCGCTCGAGCAGGTCGGTCTCGGCCACGTCGCGGGCGAGCGGGCGCGCGGCTTTTCTGCCGGCATGCGCCGCCGGCTGGGCCTCGCCCGGCTGCTGCTGCGGCCGCCCGAGGTGCTCCTGCTCGATGAGCCCTACGCCAGCTTCGACGAGGATGGCATAGACATCGTAAATGCCTTCATCGCGCAGGTCGCCCGCGACGGTGGCGTGGTCCTCATGACGACGCATGACCTGGCCCGCTCCGCTGAGATCATGTCCCGGCACGTACACGTCGCCGATGGGCTGCTGTCGGACATGCCTGTAGCGGGCAGTGACGCGGTGCGCCCGCTCACCTCTGCGCGCCTCGGTGTGATGCCATGA
- a CDS encoding NAD(P)(+) transhydrogenase (Re/Si-specific) subunit beta, with protein sequence MSEVVNGGALGFAPLLIEISYLVAAVLFIVGLKRLSSPATARSGNMLGATGMLVAVAATLLHWDIVSWIWIAVGIAIGGTIGVVMARGVKMTGMPQMVALLNGFGGGASALVAGDEYLRFAAGSIDAPANVQATIMLSVLIGALTFSGSLVAFGKLQELVTGRAVTYPGQKVVNGLIFGGTFALAAYLVAADANLPLYLVLTGAALLIGVLFVLPIGGADMPVVISLLNSFSGIAASMTGFVLGNNVLIISGALVGASGIILTKIMCDAMNRSLTNVLFGAFGANVTAGAAAEGAEGRSVRDITGEDAAILLGYARSVVFVPGYGMAVSQAQHQVRELADLLQSRGVDVKYAIHPVAGRMPGHMNVLLAEANVPYDQLIEMEQINPEFDRTDVAVVIGANDVVNPAARHDTASPIYGMPILDVDKAKTVIVMKRSMNPGFAGIENELFFADNTRMLFGDAKKSLTTLVQEVKAGV encoded by the coding sequence ATGAGCGAAGTCGTCAATGGCGGAGCGCTCGGGTTCGCCCCGCTGCTCATCGAGATATCGTACCTGGTCGCCGCGGTCCTCTTCATTGTCGGGCTGAAGCGGCTCAGCTCACCCGCAACGGCGCGCTCGGGCAACATGCTCGGCGCCACCGGCATGCTGGTGGCCGTCGCTGCCACGCTGCTGCACTGGGACATTGTCAGCTGGATCTGGATCGCCGTCGGCATCGCCATCGGTGGCACCATCGGTGTGGTCATGGCACGCGGCGTCAAGATGACCGGCATGCCGCAGATGGTCGCGCTGCTCAACGGCTTCGGCGGCGGCGCGTCCGCACTCGTGGCCGGTGACGAGTACCTCCGGTTCGCGGCAGGATCGATCGACGCCCCGGCCAACGTGCAGGCGACGATCATGCTGAGCGTGCTGATCGGGGCCCTGACGTTCTCCGGCAGCCTCGTGGCGTTCGGCAAACTCCAGGAGCTGGTTACGGGCCGGGCGGTGACGTACCCCGGCCAGAAGGTGGTCAACGGCCTCATTTTCGGTGGCACGTTCGCGCTCGCGGCGTATCTCGTGGCCGCGGACGCCAACCTGCCGCTCTACCTCGTGCTCACCGGCGCAGCGCTCCTGATCGGCGTGCTCTTCGTACTGCCGATCGGCGGCGCGGATATGCCCGTCGTCATCTCACTGCTCAACTCGTTTTCCGGGATTGCCGCGTCGATGACCGGCTTCGTCCTCGGCAACAATGTGCTGATCATCAGCGGTGCGCTGGTCGGCGCTTCCGGGATCATCCTGACGAAGATCATGTGCGACGCGATGAATCGCTCGCTCACGAACGTGCTGTTCGGCGCGTTCGGGGCGAACGTGACGGCCGGGGCCGCCGCGGAGGGTGCCGAGGGTCGTTCGGTACGCGACATCACGGGCGAGGACGCGGCAATCCTGCTCGGTTACGCGCGCTCGGTGGTTTTCGTGCCCGGTTACGGCATGGCCGTATCCCAGGCGCAGCACCAGGTGCGTGAGCTGGCGGACCTCCTCCAGTCGCGGGGCGTCGACGTCAAGTACGCGATTCACCCGGTAGCCGGCCGTATGCCGGGCCACATGAACGTGCTGCTGGCCGAGGCGAACGTGCCCTACGACCAGCTGATCGAGATGGAGCAGATCAACCCTGAGTTCGACCGCACCGACGTGGCGGTCGTCATCGGCGCCAACGATGTCGTCAACCCGGCCGCGCGGCATGACACCGCGAGCCCCATCTACGGGATGCCGATCCTGGACGTCGATAAGGCGAAGACCGTGATCGTCATGAAGCGGAGCATGAATCCCGGGTTTGCGGGCATCGAGAACGAGCTGTTTTTCGCGGACAACACACGAATGCTGTTCGGCGATGCGAAGAAGTCGCTCACGACGCTGGTGCAGGAGGTAAAGGCTGGCGTGTAG
- a CDS encoding NAD(P) transhydrogenase subunit alpha — protein sequence MAEGLLLSLYIFVLAIFVGFEVITKVPQMLHTPLMSGSNAISGITLVGAVVVAGRVESPMSTALAVIAVAFATINVVGGFLVTDRMLQMFRRRGEDAK from the coding sequence ATGGCAGAGGGACTGCTGCTTTCGCTTTACATATTCGTGCTGGCGATCTTCGTGGGCTTCGAGGTCATCACGAAAGTGCCGCAGATGCTGCATACGCCGCTGATGTCCGGCTCCAACGCCATCTCAGGCATCACGCTCGTCGGGGCGGTGGTCGTGGCCGGGCGCGTCGAGTCGCCGATGAGTACGGCACTCGCCGTGATCGCCGTCGCGTTCGCCACGATCAATGTCGTCGGCGGCTTCCTCGTCACCGACCGCATGCTGCAGATGTTCCGGCGCCGCGGGGAGGACGCGAAATGA
- a CDS encoding Re/Si-specific NAD(P)(+) transhydrogenase subunit alpha, with product MKIAVPKEAGQGERRVALVPESVARLTKGGSAVAIEQGAGGAAGFEDAAYEAAGATIAADRRALLSDADLVVTVRQLPDGDLGMLRKGAGQIGMLRPLTSPAHVAALADAGVRALAMELVPRITRAQKMDSLSSQATAAGYKAVLLAAAGHGKFFPMLMTAAGTVPPARVLVLGAGVAGLQAIATARRLGAVVQGFDIRPAVKDQVESLGAQWVGMELAEAEGSGGYAAEVSEETQRREHEHLAKLIADADVVITTAQIPGRPAPVLITTDMVDGMKAGSVIVDLAAESGGNCELTRPDEEVRHGRALILGPTDLAGGTQIHASQMYSRNVEALVQHITKDGALNIDREDEIVRECLVTDAGQIVHPRVSATVQQER from the coding sequence ATGAAGATCGCGGTGCCGAAGGAGGCAGGACAGGGAGAGCGACGGGTCGCGCTGGTCCCTGAGAGTGTCGCACGACTCACGAAGGGCGGCAGCGCCGTAGCCATCGAACAGGGTGCGGGCGGGGCGGCGGGATTCGAGGACGCCGCGTACGAGGCGGCAGGCGCCACCATAGCTGCCGATCGTCGCGCCCTGCTGTCGGACGCCGACCTGGTGGTCACGGTGCGTCAGCTGCCGGATGGCGACCTCGGGATGCTGCGGAAGGGCGCCGGGCAGATCGGCATGCTCCGTCCGCTCACGTCGCCCGCGCACGTGGCGGCGCTCGCGGACGCCGGGGTGCGGGCGCTGGCGATGGAGCTGGTGCCCCGGATCACGCGTGCGCAGAAGATGGACTCGCTGTCATCACAGGCGACGGCCGCCGGCTACAAGGCGGTTCTGCTCGCCGCGGCCGGTCACGGCAAATTCTTCCCCATGCTGATGACGGCGGCCGGTACGGTGCCGCCGGCGCGCGTGCTCGTTCTCGGTGCGGGTGTGGCGGGACTGCAGGCGATCGCCACGGCGCGCCGGCTGGGCGCAGTCGTGCAGGGCTTCGATATCCGTCCGGCCGTGAAGGACCAGGTCGAGAGCCTGGGGGCGCAGTGGGTGGGGATGGAGCTGGCGGAGGCGGAGGGCAGCGGCGGCTACGCGGCGGAAGTGTCGGAAGAGACCCAGCGCCGCGAGCACGAGCATCTCGCGAAGCTGATCGCTGACGCCGATGTCGTCATCACCACGGCACAGATACCGGGCCGGCCGGCGCCGGTGCTGATTACGACCGACATGGTCGATGGCATGAAAGCGGGATCTGTCATTGTGGATCTTGCCGCGGAGAGCGGCGGCAACTGCGAGCTGACGCGGCCGGACGAGGAGGTTCGTCACGGCCGCGCACTCATTCTGGGCCCGACGGATCTGGCGGGAGGCACGCAGATCCATGCGAGCCAGATGTACTCGCGCAACGTCGAAGCGCTCGTTCAGCACATCACGAAGGACGGCGCGCTGAACATCGACCGCGAGGATGAAATCGTCCGCGAGTGTCTCGTCACCGATGCAGGTCAGATCGTGCATCCGCGCGTGAGCGCGACCGTTCAACAGGAGCGCTGA
- a CDS encoding M20/M25/M40 family metallo-hydrolase, producing MLEFARRRVFLAIAGLPLSAAAVNAQTCPDAASLTRSLAEPLATVRYLADDALEGRLAGSAGERCAGDYIAARLEALGFRGAGADGSYFQEVPVPAAGGNPHAAGPADGPKGRNVIALLEGADPAVRDELIVIGAHYDHLGLGTGGSLAPGESAIHNGADDNASGVAALLRVATLLSEGPRPARSVLFIAFTGEESGLLGSAFFARTPTVDLDRARAMLNMDMVGRLEDEPLIVYGVGTAAEWTDIVEREAGRAGLEVALQPDGVGPSDHTSFYLRDIPVLHFFTNTHADYHKPSDDWDLVDAEGIERVARLVTALARGIAAPDVALTLQRGAGKPAAAPSRGSGAWLGTVPDFTPVERGVLLGGVTAESPGAAAGMQKGDILIRIGSYDIADLQGFTDALSAHKPGDEVEIVVLREGREIRLRAVLGRRGG from the coding sequence ATGCTTGAATTCGCCCGCCGCAGGGTATTCCTCGCCATTGCAGGTCTGCCGCTCAGTGCAGCCGCGGTGAATGCCCAGACCTGCCCTGACGCCGCGTCGCTGACGCGTTCCCTTGCCGAGCCGCTCGCAACCGTCCGCTATCTCGCCGATGATGCCCTCGAGGGTCGCCTCGCCGGGTCCGCGGGCGAGCGCTGTGCCGGCGACTACATTGCCGCCCGCCTGGAGGCCCTCGGCTTCCGCGGCGCCGGGGCCGACGGCAGCTATTTCCAGGAAGTGCCCGTGCCGGCGGCGGGTGGTAATCCGCACGCAGCCGGTCCTGCCGATGGACCGAAGGGCCGCAATGTGATCGCGTTGCTGGAAGGCGCGGACCCGGCAGTGCGTGATGAGCTGATCGTGATCGGAGCGCACTACGATCACCTCGGCCTCGGTACGGGCGGATCGCTCGCTCCCGGGGAGAGCGCGATCCACAACGGAGCGGATGACAACGCCTCCGGTGTGGCGGCGCTGCTGCGCGTAGCGACGTTGCTGAGCGAGGGCCCGCGTCCCGCCCGCTCCGTGCTGTTCATCGCATTCACCGGCGAGGAGTCCGGACTGCTGGGCTCGGCCTTCTTCGCACGCACACCCACGGTGGACCTGGACCGCGCGCGCGCCATGCTGAACATGGACATGGTGGGGCGTCTGGAGGACGAGCCACTGATCGTGTACGGAGTCGGCACGGCGGCCGAATGGACGGACATCGTCGAGCGCGAAGCGGGCCGCGCGGGCCTCGAGGTGGCGCTACAGCCCGACGGTGTCGGGCCGAGCGACCACACGTCGTTCTACCTGCGTGACATCCCGGTGCTGCACTTCTTCACAAATACGCATGCCGACTATCACAAGCCGAGCGACGACTGGGACCTGGTCGACGCCGAGGGCATCGAGCGCGTCGCCCGACTGGTGACTGCACTGGCGCGCGGCATCGCTGCTCCGGACGTGGCACTCACCCTCCAGCGTGGCGCCGGAAAGCCGGCGGCCGCGCCGTCCCGGGGATCGGGTGCCTGGCTCGGTACCGTGCCCGATTTCACGCCCGTGGAGCGCGGCGTCCTCCTCGGTGGCGTCACGGCCGAGTCGCCGGGTGCCGCCGCGGGGATGCAGAAGGGCGATATCCTGATCCGGATCGGCAGCTACGACATCGCCGACCTTCAGGGGTTCACCGATGCGTTGAGCGCCCACAAGCCGGGCGACGAGGTGGAGATCGTCGTTTTGCGTGAAGGCCGGGAGATTCGGCTCCGGGCCGTGCTCGGCCGCCGCGGCGGCTGA
- a CDS encoding EAL domain-containing protein, which produces MDADELTSANPAAGTGPDAGALSSADPPVAPSREAATAAARLALDVARAQEGRMAFLARASMALGTSLDSVATAAHVANLAVPEMADLCIIDLAGTQPFRAAALSDAHGGAERIAGVVDGTTPAPGSPQQAALESGRAQIGVITDDGPVPWPDEALESALIRDIDIRAYLVLPLRSRGQILGVVSLLSGRRRGYAADEFATAGEFVARASVAVDNALLYESAVRARAEAETAQQQFQFLVDGLRESEERYRTLFEESRDAIYVTRIDGRFIDANTAALELFGYSRDELMNVNARDLYLDPNARSTFSRVVEEHGSVRDYEVTLRTRTGDRLDCLLSSIVRRAPDGSVIGYQGIIRDITDRKRAERRLRESEHFTRAIISSVRQGIIVYDRELRYQVWNRFMEEITGLSAERVIGTHAVDEFPHLLEQGVEALLRRALAGETVYSQDTPFVIPDTRRSGWVTAVYSPHVSPDGDVIGVVGIVHDITERKRLEEQHLHNAFHDPLTGLPNRALLVDRLERLLRQVDRHPEYVFGVAFLDLDRFKTVNDNFGHMVGDDLLVSIARRLEGCVRAGDTVARLGGDEFAVLLAEVSDVRDATRVAERILVELSVPFRLAGHEVYMDASIGIALSSTGYERPEEILRDADTAMYRAKLDERSRYEIFDRQMHQLVLTTEQTETDLRNALERDEFRLEYQPIISLADGRITGFEALIRWDHPRRGMLAPDDFLPFAEDNGLIVHIGWWVLEHATTQMAEWLRRFPDQTDLTMSVNLSAAQFQQPELVERIDAILARAGIPPSALKLEITESVLGDDDRRFTAAIAALRQRGVRLCIDDFGTGTSSLGHLHTFPVDTLKIDRSFVRQIGFSGNSARLVETIVALSHTLGMASVAHGVETREQLEFLRQLGPEFAQGFLFSAPRSSADIVALLEQNPAAPAR; this is translated from the coding sequence ATGGACGCTGACGAGCTGACATCGGCGAACCCCGCTGCGGGTACCGGGCCGGACGCGGGGGCGCTGTCCAGCGCGGACCCGCCGGTCGCGCCGAGCCGGGAGGCCGCCACGGCGGCCGCGCGGCTCGCGCTCGATGTGGCACGCGCACAGGAAGGCCGCATGGCATTTCTGGCCCGGGCGAGCATGGCGCTCGGCACCAGCCTCGACAGCGTAGCCACCGCCGCCCACGTGGCCAACCTCGCGGTGCCTGAGATGGCCGACCTCTGCATCATCGATCTGGCGGGCACCCAGCCGTTCCGCGCGGCCGCGTTGAGTGATGCGCACGGCGGCGCGGAACGGATCGCAGGGGTCGTCGACGGGACCACTCCCGCGCCCGGCTCACCCCAGCAGGCCGCCCTCGAGTCCGGCCGAGCTCAGATCGGGGTAATCACCGACGATGGCCCGGTGCCCTGGCCGGATGAAGCCCTGGAGAGCGCGCTGATCCGGGATATCGACATCCGTGCCTATCTCGTCCTCCCGCTTCGCTCACGCGGCCAGATTCTCGGGGTGGTATCGCTGCTCTCCGGCCGGCGCCGCGGATATGCGGCCGACGAGTTCGCCACGGCCGGCGAGTTCGTGGCCCGCGCCTCCGTCGCCGTGGACAACGCTCTGCTCTACGAGAGCGCAGTGCGCGCGCGAGCCGAGGCGGAGACGGCACAGCAGCAGTTCCAGTTCCTCGTCGACGGACTGCGCGAGAGCGAGGAGCGCTACCGCACGCTGTTCGAGGAATCGCGCGATGCCATCTACGTGACTCGCATCGACGGCCGATTCATCGATGCCAATACCGCCGCTCTGGAGCTGTTCGGCTACTCGCGTGACGAGCTGATGAACGTCAATGCGCGGGACCTCTACCTCGATCCGAATGCGCGGAGCACGTTCTCGCGCGTGGTCGAGGAGCATGGCTCGGTGCGCGACTACGAGGTCACGCTCCGCACCCGCACGGGCGACCGTCTGGACTGCCTGCTCAGCTCCATCGTCAGGCGCGCCCCCGATGGCAGCGTCATCGGATATCAGGGTATCATTCGTGACATCACCGATCGCAAGCGGGCCGAACGGCGACTGAGGGAGTCGGAGCACTTCACCCGCGCCATCATCAGCAGTGTCCGCCAGGGCATCATCGTCTACGACCGTGAGCTGCGGTACCAGGTCTGGAACCGCTTCATGGAGGAAATCACCGGCCTGAGCGCGGAGCGCGTCATTGGCACGCATGCGGTGGACGAGTTCCCCCACCTGCTGGAGCAGGGCGTCGAGGCGCTGCTGCGGCGTGCGCTCGCGGGCGAGACCGTCTACTCGCAGGACACACCGTTCGTCATTCCCGACACGCGCCGGTCCGGCTGGGTCACGGCGGTCTACAGTCCGCACGTCTCACCGGACGGTGACGTGATCGGCGTGGTGGGCATCGTCCATGACATCACCGAGCGCAAGCGACTCGAGGAGCAGCATCTCCACAATGCGTTCCACGACCCGCTGACCGGTCTGCCGAACCGGGCATTGCTCGTCGATCGCCTCGAGCGGCTCCTGCGGCAGGTCGACCGCCATCCCGAGTATGTGTTCGGTGTGGCGTTCCTCGATCTCGACCGCTTCAAGACGGTTAATGACAATTTCGGCCATATGGTCGGCGACGACCTGCTCGTGTCGATCGCGCGCCGGCTCGAGGGCTGCGTGCGCGCGGGCGATACCGTCGCACGGCTCGGCGGTGACGAGTTTGCTGTTCTGCTGGCCGAAGTGAGCGATGTCCGCGATGCGACACGGGTGGCCGAGCGCATCCTGGTGGAGCTCAGTGTGCCGTTCCGGCTGGCGGGGCACGAAGTTTACATGGATGCGAGCATTGGCATCGCACTCAGCTCCACCGGCTACGAGCGGCCGGAGGAGATCCTGCGGGATGCCGACACGGCCATGTACCGTGCCAAGCTGGACGAGCGCTCGCGCTACGAGATCTTCGACCGCCAGATGCACCAGCTCGTGCTGACCACCGAGCAGACGGAGACGGACCTGCGCAACGCCCTGGAGCGCGACGAGTTCAGACTCGAGTATCAGCCCATCATCAGCCTGGCCGACGGCCGCATCACCGGCTTCGAGGCGCTCATACGCTGGGATCATCCACGCCGCGGCATGCTCGCACCCGACGACTTCCTCCCATTCGCCGAGGATAATGGTCTCATCGTTCACATCGGCTGGTGGGTCCTCGAGCACGCGACTACCCAGATGGCGGAGTGGCTGCGCCGCTTCCCGGACCAGACCGATCTGACGATGAGCGTGAACCTGTCCGCCGCTCAGTTCCAGCAGCCGGAGCTGGTCGAGCGCATCGACGCGATCCTGGCGCGAGCCGGCATACCGCCATCCGCCCTGAAACTCGAGATCACCGAGAGCGTGCTCGGCGATGATGACAGGAGATTCACCGCCGCGATCGCTGCGCTGCGACAGCGCGGCGTGCGGCTCTGCATCGATGACTTCGGCACGGGCACGTCCTCGCTCGGCCATCTGCACACGTTCCCCGTCGACACGCTGAAGATCGATCGCTCGTTCGTGCGCCAGATCGGCTTCAGCGGCAACAGCGCACGTCTTGTCGAAACGATCGTCGCGCTCAGCCACACGCTGGGCATGGCCTCGGTGGCGCACGGCGTCGAGACGCGCGAGCAGCTCGAGTTCCTGCGCCAGCTCGGTCCCGAGTTCGCCCAGGGATTCCTGTTCTCCGCCCCACGCTCATCGGCCGATATCGTGGCCCTGCTCGAGCAGAACCCCGCCGCACCCGCTCGCTGA